One window of Watersipora subatra chromosome 3, tzWatSuba1.1, whole genome shotgun sequence genomic DNA carries:
- the LOC137392265 gene encoding guanine nucleotide exchange factor subunit RIC1-like: protein HYSLHYNYHSSYCYSLHHNYHSSYHYSLHYSLHHNYHSSYHYSLHYNYHSSYHYSLHHNYHSSYYYSLHYNYHSSYHYSLYYN, encoded by the exons CATTATTCTCTTCATTACAATTATCActcatcttattgttattctCTTCATCACAATTATCACTCATCTTATCATTATTCTCTTCAT tattctCTTCATCACAATTATCACTCATCTTATCATTATTCTCTTCATTACAATTATCACTCATCTTATCATTATTCTCTTCATCACAATTATCACTCATCTTATTATTATTCTCTTCATTACAATTATCACTCATCTTATCATTATTCTCTTTATTACAATTAA